TTCAGAAGATAAGAGGAATGGACTTTCTTGGAAATATCCTTGCTGTACATCTCGTTCAGGATATTTTTGAACGGGGCAATGTCGTTGTTATCCCGCAGGGTGTCGATTCCGTCATTCATGGCGATATAGCGGACACCGTTTCTTGGGAAAAAGTCCTCAATCAAATGCCCGGTTTGCAGATAGTTACGCCCCAGTCGGCTGAGGTCTTTCGTGATGACAAGGTTGATTTGCCTGCGCTCAATGGCTCTCAACATTCTCTGTAAATCAGGACGCTCCATATTAAGACCTGTGAAGCCATCGTCCTGATAGACTGCCACAACCTCCCATCCCTGCTTTTCGCAGTATTTTTCCAGCATATCACGCTGGTTTGCGATACTGGCACTTTCGCCTTGCAGGTCATCGTCCTTTGACAGCCTGCAATAGACCGCTGCACGATACCCTCCGGCAAGTGCCGAACCGATTGTTCTGTATTCCATTTCGTTCATCATAGCCATTTACCCACACAATCCAGACGGTATCTGGCTCTTTTGAACCTCATCTTCATTATAGCTCATATCTTTCCTTTTAGCAAGATATTCTTTCGTATTTGTCTTACCGTATTTCTGGGAAATCAGGCTGACGAACACATCGGTTGCGTCCAGTTCCCCGTCAAATACCGTTGTAACATGAATCTCTGTTTTGTTTTTTGCCATAGGCAGTTATCCTCCATACATGAAAATAGCCAGACAGAGGGTGTCGGCAACGAAGTCCGGCAACGGGCTTCAAAAGACCTTGCAAACAATCTCAATCTGGCGATGGTTACTATTTATACTTTTCTTTTATTTTTCTGTTGTTTTGGTTGTTATAAGGGAGAAAAGCCCGCAGTTATGGGGTTTTCCCCGGCAACCGGCTCGGCAACGGGATAGCAACAGGGGATGCAACGGGCTGTCATTTTCAGAATGGAAGCTCCATCTGTTCTGTGACCTCCACAAAACCGTCCATCGTTTTTTCAGACGGGTTGCCGGAGTCCGTTGCCGGGTTTTCACGCTCCCAGCCCTTTTGTCTGCCATATTCGGAAAACATTCTTGGGTTTGGGAAGTACCGCCAGCCGGAAATGCACTGGTTCATAATCTCGTTGATTTCCCGGATTTCCCATTGCTTCGGCTCGTCAAAGACATGGTTCAAGGCTTCCTTGTAGAGCTGCTTGGAGCAGACCATGCTCCCGGTGTACTTATCAAGATACGCCTGTATCATCCCGGCTTTGGTGTCCTCCGGCATAAAATCCCTCTGGTGTTCTTTGAGATACCGCTGCATGGCGGGGCTGAAAGCCAGCTTGAACCTGCCGCTTCGGTAAATCTCCATCGCTTCCGCCCACATCTGCTCGATATAGGCTCTGGAAGCAGCTTCGTCCTCTAAAATGTGAACCTCGGCTTGCTCCGGGTACACCATGACGGGGATAAAGCGGCGGTTGCCGGAACGGTCAAGGGGCAGGAAGTCAAGGGCATTGGAAGTGCCGCCAAACACGCACTGACGGGGGCGGTCTGCCGGGTGGGTTTCATAGGGTATCTTGTAAACCTCTTTCTGCCGGCTTAAAAATGACTTGATTTCCTCAATGCTCTTGGCGTTTGCGGTTGCCATCATTTCCGACATTTCGATAATCCAGTGACCTTGCAGCTTGCGGTACACATTGTCATCGTCCAACTTCCGCAAATCATCGGAGAACCACTCGTCCCGGACTGCCAGCAGACGGAAGAAGGTGGACTTGCCAGCCCCCTGACCGCCTACCAGACAGAGCATGATTTCAAACTTGCATCCGGGCTGAAAGGCTCGTGAGATTGCACCCAGCAGGAATAGCTTCAACGCTTCATAGGTGTAATCGTCTGCGTCAGCCCCCAAAAAGTGCCGCAGGCAGAAGCGGATTCGCTCTGTCCCATCCCACACAAGGGTATTGAGATAATCCCGGATGGGATGGTACTTGTTTTCATTCGCCACAATCCCGATGGCGTTATCAATCTTTTTCTCATTGGTAAGCCCGTAGGTTTCTTCCAGATAGAGAAGCAGATACTTCATGTCCGTATCGTTTAAGGCGGTGCTTTCCCTGTGGAAACCGATGGGCTTTATGATGTCTTTGCGGTCGGTCAGGATGTTGTAGGCGATAGCCCCGGAAAGCAGCGGGTCACGCTGGAATACAGTCAGGCAGTTTCGTATGCTCTGACGGACACCGCCTTTCTCGGTAGTTTCCAGCCCCGCCTTGATTTCCTCAATGCTCTGGGGCGGCTGCATGGCGTTTATGGTGTTTTTTAGTTCTTGCTGCGTCTGCGGCTGCAAGCTCTGCCATTCGCTGTTCAAGCTGTATCACATCCTTTCCGTAGTCCGTAATCAAAGCCGCTTTTTCCTCGGTTTCCCCGAACAGCAGCACATCCAGCAGATATTCCACATGGGCTTGCTTCTGTAAGGCTTCCACAAACCGGGGATGAAAGGCTTCCTCCGGGGAGTGTGGGGCATAATCTTTTCTCCATTCCCGGAGTAGGTGGAGATAATCGGCAAGGATACGGAAGCAGCGGTTCTTTGCTTCCTGAAACTGTTCCTCCGGGGATTTCTGCCGGGGCTTGGGCTTTTTTGCCTTTCCCGGCGGTTTCCAGTCCTCATAGGAAAGCCCGAAGTCCTGTGCCAGCTGTACGGCGGCTTCTTTCTTTCCCAGCCCATACAGGGCGGCGGCAAAATCAATCACATCCCCATCTGCACCGCAGCCGAAGCAGTGATAACGCCGATCCAGCTTCATGCTTGGGGTTTTATCGTTATGGAACGGGCAGCAAGCCATCCCGTTCCGACCTATATGGATTCCATAATGCTCCGCAGCCTGTCTTGTTGTGACGGACTGCTTCACAGTTTCAAATACATTCAAATCTATCCCTCCTTGAAAAAAAGAAAAGCACCTGACATTCTCAATCTGAAAATGGCAAGTGCCTGTTAAAGTTCCATATCCTGTTGTTTGTGTTTTGTCTGCACCGGGGCAGTTCTTTGTGCTTTTTTCTCGTCAGCCTTATCCTGCAAGACTTCTTTGATAGGCTGTTTCTTGGGCGGCTCTTTGCTTTCTTCTGTGCCGGGGGTGGCTTTCCGTACCCAGTAGCGAA
The DNA window shown above is from Blautia hansenii DSM 20583 and carries:
- a CDS encoding virulence-associated E family protein; the protein is MQPPQSIEEIKAGLETTEKGGVRQSIRNCLTVFQRDPLLSGAIAYNILTDRKDIIKPIGFHRESTALNDTDMKYLLLYLEETYGLTNEKKIDNAIGIVANENKYHPIRDYLNTLVWDGTERIRFCLRHFLGADADDYTYEALKLFLLGAISRAFQPGCKFEIMLCLVGGQGAGKSTFFRLLAVRDEWFSDDLRKLDDDNVYRKLQGHWIIEMSEMMATANAKSIEEIKSFLSRQKEVYKIPYETHPADRPRQCVFGGTSNALDFLPLDRSGNRRFIPVMVYPEQAEVHILEDEAASRAYIEQMWAEAMEIYRSGRFKLAFSPAMQRYLKEHQRDFMPEDTKAGMIQAYLDKYTGSMVCSKQLYKEALNHVFDEPKQWEIREINEIMNQCISGWRYFPNPRMFSEYGRQKGWERENPATDSGNPSEKTMDGFVEVTEQMELPF
- a CDS encoding CHC2 zinc finger domain-containing protein, which codes for MNVFETVKQSVTTRQAAEHYGIHIGRNGMACCPFHNDKTPSMKLDRRYHCFGCGADGDVIDFAAALYGLGKKEAAVQLAQDFGLSYEDWKPPGKAKKPKPRQKSPEEQFQEAKNRCFRILADYLHLLREWRKDYAPHSPEEAFHPRFVEALQKQAHVEYLLDVLLFGETEEKAALITDYGKDVIQLEQRMAELAAADAARTKKHHKRHAAAPEH